The Aequorivita sublithincola DSM 14238 genome window below encodes:
- a CDS encoding tyrosine-type recombinase/integrase, whose protein sequence is MGLLQSFSDYIGEFQEIYRLDAKHLLQKIREIIIDKSYAYTTQKQLLSALQLYLKEMHGRETDFSTLRPRSPQKVLPDILALTEVKLILDRTENIKHKAMLTTIYALGLRSGELIDLEIVHLDGSRNTVFIKQAKGKKDRMLPFPEKLKELLRAYYKTHKPKRFLFEGQDGGPYTAGSLRAVFKQATKRASIKKNVTLHSLRHAFATHLLESGTDLRVIQELLGHNTIKTTMLYTHVTYAHLLKVKSPLELL, encoded by the coding sequence GTGGGGCTTCTCCAGTCTTTTAGTGACTATATAGGCGAATTTCAGGAAATTTATCGATTGGATGCTAAACACCTGCTTCAAAAAATAAGGGAGATTATTATAGATAAGAGTTACGCATATACAACCCAAAAGCAATTGTTGAGTGCCTTGCAATTGTATTTAAAAGAAATGCACGGTCGCGAAACAGATTTTAGCACTTTGCGTCCCAGAAGTCCCCAAAAAGTACTTCCCGATATTTTAGCTTTAACGGAAGTAAAATTGATTTTGGACAGAACCGAAAATATAAAACACAAAGCCATGCTCACTACTATTTATGCCTTAGGCTTGCGCAGTGGCGAGCTCATAGATCTGGAAATTGTGCATCTGGATGGTAGTCGCAATACGGTGTTTATTAAACAAGCAAAGGGCAAAAAGGACCGTATGCTTCCTTTTCCTGAAAAACTAAAGGAGCTGCTTAGAGCATATTATAAAACCCACAAACCCAAACGGTTTCTTTTTGAGGGGCAAGATGGCGGGCCTTATACTGCGGGCAGCTTAAGAGCTGTTTTTAAGCAAGCTACAAAACGTGCTTCTATTAAAAAGAACGTTACTTTGCACAGTCTTCGGCATGCTTTTGCCACACATCTGTTGGAATCCGGGACAGATCTTAGAGTGATTCAGGAACTATTGGGGCACAATACTATAAAGACCACGATGCTCTATACGCACGTGACCTATGCACATCTATTAAAGGTGAAAAGTCCGCTGGAATTACTATAA